The genomic window CCGGAGATGCTTCGTTCCAGAATATGGGACCAGTTACAAGAACGCAGGTAGGACAGTCATATAACTCTTTCTACGGATTTAAAACGCAGGGTATTTTTCAAAATCAAGCAGAAATTAACGCTTATACGAATGCTTCGGGCGGTTTAATTCAGCCAGGTGCAAGACCAGGAGATTTTAGATGGCAGGATCTTAATGGAGATGGATCAATTACAGACGATGATAAAACTTTCATCGGAAGTCCGCTTCCAAAATACACATATGGTTTTACAATAAATTTAGATTACAAAAACTTCGATTTATTAATTTTTACTCAAGGAGCAATAGGAAACAAAATTTTCCAAGGTCTTCGTCGTCTGGATATTACTGATGCTAACTATCAAACATCTGCATTAGGACGTTGGACAGGTGAAGGATCTACTAATTCTTATCCAATTTTATCTTCAGTTGATAATAATAAAAACTTTTCAAACCCATCAGATTTTTATTTAGAAGATGGAGATTACTGGAGAATAAAAACAATTCAAGTTGGATATACTTTGCCAAGTGATGTAGTATCAAAAGCAGGTCTTTCAAAAACTAGACTTTATTTGACAGGTGAAAATTTATTGACATTTACAAGATACTCTGGTTATGATCCAGAAATTGGAGGAGGAGTTTTAGGTATTGATAAAGGATATTATCCGCAAGCTAGAACTGTAATGTTAGGGGTTAATTTACAATTTTAAAATTTAGAATCATGAAAATTAAAAATATAAGATATTCATTCATCGCAGTTGGTTTACTGCTTCTCAGCTCTTCTTGCGGCGAGGATTTTTTAACAGTAGATCCAAAGGGACTGCCATTAGTAGATAACTATTATAAAGATGAGACAGAAGCCTATTCAGCATTAATTGCTGCTTATGATATAATGGGAAAACAATCCAAAGGTTTTGAAAATATGGTCTGTATGCTAAATGCAGGTTCAGATGATTTTTATGCTGGAGGTGGAGGACCTGGAGACGGAGCAGGGATTCATGGTTTTGATAATTATAAATTAGATAAAATCAATATGCCGAGAAGTTTCTGGGGAGACTTTTTTCAAGGTATTGCAAGAGCAAATATTCTATTGGATAAGCTGCCAAATGTAAAAATGGATGAAGCTAAAAAAGTGCGCTTTGCAGCAGAAGCAAAAGCATTGAGAGGATATTACTATTTTGAATTAGTAAGAACTTTTAGAAACCTGCCATTAATTACGGCGCCGCTTTCACCAGCAGAGACTTACACGATTACGCAGTCTACGCCAGAAGAAGTATATGCACAAATTGAAAAAGATTTACTTGAAGCTAAGGCTGTTTTGCCAAATACGGTAAATGTCGCTACAGAAGCGGGACGTTTTTCTAAAGGATCTATACAAGCTTTGTTAGGTAAAGTTTATTTGTATGAAGGAAAAAACTCTTTAGCAGCTGCTGAATTTGCAGATGTAAACGGTACGCCAGGCGGAACAAGCATGTACGGTTACAAACTACTTGACAATTATTCAGATTTATGGGTTATTAGTAATAAACTTAACTCAGAGTCTATTATCGAAATTATGCATACAGATAAAAGTAATGCAGACTGGGGATTCTGGGGTGGAGGAAATGACGAAGGTAACTCGGTTAATATTATGGTTGGTCCAAGAGGTTATGGAAGAAATGATATGACATTACCAGATTATATCTCAGGCTGGAGTTTTAATCCAGTAACTCAAAGTTTATACGATGCTTTAAAAGGAGATCCGCGTTTTAATGCGACAATTTTTGATCTTCGTGCTCTAAAGGCATCTGGCGCAGCTAATTATGCACCTGGCGATCAAGACACAGGATATTTCTTAAAGAAATTTATGCCTTTGAACTCTGATACTTCTCAAGGTGGAGGAGCACAAGCTTTAAATTATAAACAAGATACTTATGCAATTCGTTTAGCAGATACTTATTTAATGGAAGCAGAAGCTTTAGGCGGAACTGGAGCTAGAGCACAGGCGTTACTAGATGCAGTGAGAGCTAGAGTTGGATTAGGTTCTGTGCCAGTTTCATTAGATGCAATTGCTAACGAAAGAAGATTAGAATTAGCAGGAGAAGGACACCGTTGGTTCGATTTAGTAAGAACTGGAAAAGCAGCTTCTGTTCTTGGTGCTGAAGGATTTGTTGCTGGAAAAAATGAAGTTTGGCCAATTCCGCAAAAAGACTTAGAAAATACTAAACTAGTTCAAAATCCTCAATACTAATAAGCTAATACAATATCATATGAAAATAAATTTAATGAAAAAACAAGGGTTTTTAGCATTGTTTTTTATGACAGCCGTATTAAGTTTTAC from Flavobacterium fluviale includes these protein-coding regions:
- a CDS encoding RagB/SusD family nutrient uptake outer membrane protein, with protein sequence MKIKNIRYSFIAVGLLLLSSSCGEDFLTVDPKGLPLVDNYYKDETEAYSALIAAYDIMGKQSKGFENMVCMLNAGSDDFYAGGGGPGDGAGIHGFDNYKLDKINMPRSFWGDFFQGIARANILLDKLPNVKMDEAKKVRFAAEAKALRGYYYFELVRTFRNLPLITAPLSPAETYTITQSTPEEVYAQIEKDLLEAKAVLPNTVNVATEAGRFSKGSIQALLGKVYLYEGKNSLAAAEFADVNGTPGGTSMYGYKLLDNYSDLWVISNKLNSESIIEIMHTDKSNADWGFWGGGNDEGNSVNIMVGPRGYGRNDMTLPDYISGWSFNPVTQSLYDALKGDPRFNATIFDLRALKASGAANYAPGDQDTGYFLKKFMPLNSDTSQGGGAQALNYKQDTYAIRLADTYLMEAEALGGTGARAQALLDAVRARVGLGSVPVSLDAIANERRLELAGEGHRWFDLVRTGKAASVLGAEGFVAGKNEVWPIPQKDLENTKLVQNPQY